One part of the Thermococcus litoralis DSM 5473 genome encodes these proteins:
- a CDS encoding FmdE family protein: MLALNKLVSERKAEEILEYAWEFHGHICPYLALGIRASLIAMDELGVGRLDYSGSVDESILAIVEVNSCFTDGVQVTTGCTLGNNSLIYLDLGKTALTLVKRSTWEGVRVYIDAERLEKYYPPGAKELFNKVVRERKGTAEERKQLKGLWEKAAKNMLHIPKEEFKIEHVNVPPIEQAPIFDSIRCSKCGELTMSRRIVHVNGKPLCLNCAGKEYYAVIGRGIVKIKKREDKTDAVLH, translated from the coding sequence ATGCTTGCCCTTAACAAGCTTGTAAGCGAGAGGAAAGCTGAGGAGATACTTGAGTACGCATGGGAATTCCACGGACATATCTGCCCGTACCTCGCTCTCGGTATAAGAGCATCGCTAATTGCCATGGATGAACTTGGAGTCGGAAGACTTGATTACTCGGGCAGTGTAGATGAGAGCATTTTAGCAATAGTCGAGGTCAACAGTTGCTTTACCGACGGCGTTCAGGTGACTACTGGGTGCACACTCGGAAACAACTCCTTAATTTATTTAGATCTTGGTAAAACTGCATTAACCCTTGTCAAACGTTCGACGTGGGAAGGAGTTAGGGTTTATATCGATGCCGAAAGACTTGAGAAATACTATCCTCCTGGAGCAAAAGAGCTCTTCAACAAGGTCGTAAGAGAAAGAAAAGGAACAGCAGAGGAAAGAAAGCAACTTAAAGGGCTTTGGGAAAAGGCAGCGAAAAATATGCTTCATATTCCCAAAGAGGAATTTAAAATAGAGCACGTTAATGTACCCCCAATTGAACAGGCTCCCATTTTTGACAGTATCCGCTGCTCAAAGTGTGGAGAGCTTACGATGTCGAGAAGAATAGTTCACGTCAATGGAAAACCCCTCTGCCTAAACTGTGCAGGAAAAGAGTACTATGCTGTAATCGGAAGGGGGATAGTTAAGATAAAAAAGAGGGAGGACAAGACCGATGCAGTTTTACATTAA
- a CDS encoding HTH domain-containing protein produces MSEELVFKVLKEAGRPLKSTEIAELAGIDKKEVDKVIKKLKKEGKIISPKRCYYAPAE; encoded by the coding sequence ATGAGTGAGGAGTTAGTTTTCAAAGTTTTAAAAGAAGCAGGAAGACCCTTAAAGAGCACTGAAATAGCAGAATTGGCTGGAATTGATAAGAAAGAAGTAGATAAAGTCATTAAAAAGCTCAAAAAGGAAGGGAAAATAATTTCCCCGAAGAGATGTTACTACGCTCCTGCTGAGTGA
- the tsaA gene encoding tRNA (N6-threonylcarbamoyladenosine(37)-N6)-methyltransferase TrmO — protein sequence MQFYIKPIGVIISPYKSKAECPTQGKFSEETFTIEIFQEFEEGLKDIETCTHLIILYWLDRARRNTLIAIPPQDRREHGVFATRSPHRPNPIGFAVVELIERKGRKLVVKGLDAVDGTPVIDIKPYSSDLDCVENAKIGWFEEGKKE from the coding sequence ATGCAGTTTTACATTAAGCCAATAGGAGTGATAATATCCCCGTACAAGAGCAAAGCAGAATGTCCTACTCAAGGGAAGTTTTCGGAAGAAACATTTACGATAGAAATTTTTCAAGAATTTGAAGAAGGACTAAAAGACATTGAGACCTGCACACACTTAATAATCCTTTACTGGCTTGACAGGGCCAGGAGGAATACGTTGATAGCGATACCTCCACAGGATAGAAGAGAACACGGCGTTTTTGCTACACGTTCTCCGCACAGACCAAATCCAATAGGCTTTGCAGTTGTGGAACTCATAGAAAGAAAGGGTAGAAAACTGGTCGTAAAGGGATTAGATGCAGTAGATGGAACGCCTGTTATTGATATCAAGCCCTATTCTTCAGACCTAGACTGCGTGGAAAACGCAAAAATTGGATGGTTTGAGGAGGGAAAAAAGGAATGA
- a CDS encoding iron ABC transporter substrate-binding protein encodes MKVKVFLSIIVLLVLMSGCLQSQSVKGTVTVKDLIGREVKVPSNVERIVAAGPGALRIIVYLNASDKIVGVEDFEKLHKYGRPYILAHPELKELPSIGPGGPGKLPNLEALVNLKPDVIFMTYVDAKTAQDIQEKTGIPVVVLSYGQLTAFEDEELFKSLELAGKILGKEKRAQEAINFIKSLQEDLSKRTENTKSPSVYVGGLGYKGAHGIESTRAKYPPFVVLHAKNVVDELGEGHKFIDKEKLLEWDPEYIFIDEGGLSLVLDDYKKNPKFYESLKAVKNENVYGVLPYNYYATNIGTALADAYFIGKVLYPESFKDVDPIKMANDIYEFLVGKPVYETLAEQFGGFGRINFSTGSIEPLSSG; translated from the coding sequence ATGAAAGTTAAGGTATTTCTCTCAATTATAGTTTTGCTTGTGCTGATGTCCGGATGCTTACAGAGCCAGTCAGTCAAAGGAACAGTAACGGTAAAAGACCTCATTGGAAGAGAAGTCAAAGTTCCCAGCAACGTTGAGCGAATAGTCGCAGCTGGTCCCGGTGCTTTGAGAATCATCGTATATCTAAACGCCAGTGACAAAATCGTTGGAGTTGAGGATTTCGAAAAACTTCACAAATACGGCAGACCGTACATCCTGGCGCATCCAGAACTTAAAGAGCTTCCCAGTATTGGGCCCGGGGGTCCAGGAAAGCTTCCTAACTTAGAAGCGTTGGTTAATTTAAAGCCAGATGTAATTTTCATGACCTATGTAGATGCCAAGACAGCTCAGGATATCCAAGAAAAAACGGGAATACCCGTTGTTGTACTCAGCTACGGGCAACTGACGGCATTTGAGGATGAAGAGCTCTTTAAATCTTTAGAACTCGCAGGTAAAATCCTTGGAAAAGAAAAAAGAGCTCAAGAGGCCATCAACTTCATTAAATCTCTCCAAGAGGACTTATCAAAACGTACAGAAAATACCAAAAGTCCAAGCGTTTACGTTGGAGGCTTGGGGTATAAGGGAGCGCATGGAATTGAAAGTACCAGAGCCAAATACCCGCCTTTTGTGGTGCTTCATGCCAAAAACGTTGTCGACGAGCTCGGAGAGGGGCACAAATTCATTGACAAGGAGAAGCTCTTAGAGTGGGATCCAGAGTACATTTTCATTGACGAAGGTGGATTAAGTCTAGTCCTCGACGACTACAAGAAAAATCCGAAGTTTTATGAGTCGCTAAAGGCTGTGAAAAATGAAAACGTTTATGGAGTCCTACCATACAACTACTACGCAACCAACATAGGAACTGCCCTTGCAGATGCCTACTTCATCGGAAAAGTCCTTTATCCAGAGAGCTTTAAAGATGTAGATCCCATAAAGATGGCAAACGATATCTATGAATTCTTAGTAGGCAAACCAGTATACGAAACACTTGCTGAACAGTTTGGAGGATTCGGAAGAATCAATTTTTCGACTGGAAGTATAGAACCTTTATCATCTGGTTAG
- a CDS encoding VIT1/CCC1 transporter family protein, with protein sequence MEKMLKLASQFYEDEYKDSVLYAFLSRGEKDPKLKEEFLRLSHMESNHAKFWHDFLAKRGKKPEKIKIGRLSFFSVKLLRKLLGPGTVVSLLEMGENSAIQKYFGFLTKYKLSDEEREAISKIILDELEHERFFYESKKRFHVENIRDFVLGMNDGLVELLGAVTGLSAVYIHNPKIVGISGLIVGVAGALSMGIGAFISVRSQRQVNESVKQRMEVLFKVSPERAKEELIERLLESGMPEEVAKEVAEKLSSNENAMINLLVQESNENELRSALYTGLAYLTGVAFPVLPYFVASSSLLALPFSILLAGTALAIVASVISILSGISIRKKVFEMVSTGLGAAFLSYLFGRLMESLFHISTL encoded by the coding sequence ATGGAGAAAATGCTCAAACTGGCGAGTCAATTTTACGAGGACGAATACAAAGATTCGGTTCTCTATGCTTTTTTGAGTAGAGGGGAAAAAGACCCAAAGCTGAAAGAAGAATTTTTAAGGTTATCTCACATGGAATCAAATCACGCAAAATTCTGGCACGACTTTTTGGCCAAAAGGGGCAAAAAACCTGAGAAAATAAAAATAGGCAGGCTCAGTTTCTTTTCCGTGAAACTGCTTAGAAAGCTTTTAGGTCCTGGAACTGTTGTTTCTCTGCTTGAAATGGGAGAAAACTCGGCTATTCAAAAGTATTTCGGCTTTCTGACAAAATACAAGCTTAGCGATGAAGAGAGGGAAGCAATTTCTAAAATAATCTTGGATGAACTTGAGCATGAGCGCTTTTTCTATGAGAGCAAGAAGCGCTTTCATGTAGAAAACATAAGGGATTTTGTCCTTGGAATGAACGATGGTCTCGTAGAGCTTTTGGGGGCAGTTACGGGACTTTCGGCAGTTTACATCCACAATCCGAAAATAGTAGGGATTAGCGGCTTGATAGTTGGAGTCGCGGGAGCACTTTCAATGGGGATAGGGGCGTTTATATCCGTCAGGTCTCAGAGGCAGGTGAATGAGAGTGTAAAACAGAGAATGGAAGTGCTTTTCAAAGTTTCTCCTGAGAGGGCGAAGGAAGAGCTTATAGAGAGGCTTTTGGAGAGCGGTATGCCAGAGGAGGTTGCTAAAGAAGTTGCGGAAAAGCTCTCTTCCAATGAAAACGCAATGATAAATCTTCTTGTGCAAGAAAGCAATGAAAATGAACTCCGTTCGGCCCTTTATACTGGCCTGGCTTATCTAACTGGAGTGGCCTTCCCAGTATTGCCGTATTTTGTTGCCTCTTCCTCGTTATTGGCTCTACCTTTCTCAATCCTCTTAGCTGGAACCGCTTTGGCCATAGTTGCAAGCGTGATCTCCATACTCTCGGGAATTTCAATAAGGAAGAAAGTGTTTGAGATGGTCTCCACCGGATTGGGGGCAGCTTTCCTGAGCTACCTTTTTGGAAGGCTAATGGAAAGCCTTTTCCACATTTCAACTCTCTGA
- a CDS encoding FecCD family ABC transporter permease, translating into MDYKNYIAKRVLFGIVLFLLLLVVSLYALSHGGYECSIQGAFMAMIGKGDEKAYLVIWNIRLPRVIAGILVGASLAVSGAVMQGLLRNPLASPFTMGVSHGAMFGASLAIILGAGYLESSGRIILNNSYTIVLFAFLGAISAALVILSLAKLKSLSPEAIILAGVAMSALFTALTTLVQYFADELQLAAMVYWSFGDLGRATWRENTILMGVFILVLGYFVLRSWDLNAAVMGDEVAKSVGVDVEKVRLTSTFLATLATATSVAFVGVIGFVGLIAPHMIRLLFGEDYRFLIPLSCLLGALLLLTADTLARLAFSPMTLPVGVITSFLGAPMFIYLLIRMEGGR; encoded by the coding sequence ATGGATTACAAGAATTACATTGCAAAAAGGGTCCTTTTTGGAATTGTCCTCTTTCTTCTTTTGCTTGTGGTTAGCTTGTATGCCCTCTCACACGGGGGATATGAGTGTTCAATCCAAGGGGCCTTTATGGCAATGATTGGAAAGGGGGATGAAAAAGCATACCTTGTGATCTGGAACATCAGACTTCCAAGGGTGATTGCAGGAATCCTTGTAGGGGCTTCTTTAGCAGTTTCTGGAGCGGTCATGCAGGGATTACTTAGAAATCCCCTTGCAAGTCCATTTACTATGGGAGTTTCCCATGGAGCTATGTTTGGAGCCTCCTTAGCGATCATCTTGGGAGCTGGATATTTGGAAAGTTCAGGCAGAATAATCCTGAATAATTCATACACCATAGTCCTCTTTGCTTTCTTAGGAGCTATAAGTGCTGCTCTCGTAATTTTATCCCTTGCAAAGCTAAAGAGTCTCAGTCCAGAAGCTATCATACTCGCAGGAGTTGCCATGAGCGCTCTTTTTACAGCATTAACGACCCTTGTCCAGTACTTTGCGGACGAGCTCCAGCTGGCAGCGATGGTCTACTGGAGCTTTGGGGATTTGGGAAGGGCAACATGGAGAGAGAACACAATACTCATGGGTGTATTTATCCTTGTTCTTGGCTATTTCGTTTTAAGATCTTGGGATTTGAACGCCGCAGTCATGGGAGATGAGGTAGCAAAATCTGTAGGAGTTGATGTTGAGAAGGTACGATTAACATCAACCTTCCTTGCCACTCTGGCAACGGCAACGAGTGTAGCTTTTGTGGGAGTTATAGGGTTTGTAGGTCTAATAGCCCCTCACATGATCAGACTTTTGTTTGGAGAGGATTACAGATTTTTGATCCCCTTATCCTGCTTGCTAGGAGCTCTTCTACTCCTCACAGCGGATACACTTGCACGGCTGGCATTTTCACCAATGACTCTTCCTGTGGGCGTTATAACTTCATTTCTTGGTGCCCCAATGTTTATATATCTCCTCATACGGATGGAGGGAGGGCGATGA
- a CDS encoding ABC transporter ATP-binding protein: MKVIKVENLKFGYNGLEVLDDISLEIESGEFVAILGPNGAGKSTLLKCIAGLLKCEGIEIFGKPLDYYSRGELARIIGYVPQSVNPGFMRVFDIVLLGRRPYMSFNPSEKDIRIVNEILKKLGIQHLALKPANRLSGGELQKVSIARALAQEPEILLMDEPTNNLDPKSQLEVMKIAKEFAKAGKVSIAVMHDVNLALRFADRFIFMKNGRIIADGGREILKSEIFEKVYGIRGLVSELSGVPVFVASSES; this comes from the coding sequence ATGAAAGTTATAAAGGTTGAGAACCTTAAATTTGGATATAACGGCTTAGAGGTCTTAGATGACATATCCTTAGAAATTGAAAGTGGGGAATTCGTGGCAATATTAGGCCCGAATGGTGCTGGAAAGAGTACCTTGCTAAAGTGCATTGCGGGACTACTCAAGTGTGAGGGCATAGAAATCTTCGGGAAACCCCTCGATTACTACTCTCGAGGAGAGCTCGCGAGGATAATAGGATATGTTCCACAGAGCGTAAATCCTGGATTTATGCGGGTTTTTGACATCGTTCTTTTAGGCAGGAGGCCATATATGAGCTTTAACCCCTCGGAAAAGGACATCAGAATCGTTAATGAAATCCTCAAGAAACTCGGTATTCAGCACCTTGCTTTAAAGCCTGCCAACAGGCTTAGTGGAGGAGAGCTACAAAAGGTAAGCATCGCTAGAGCCTTGGCACAAGAGCCAGAGATACTACTCATGGACGAACCAACAAACAATCTTGACCCAAAGAGTCAGCTTGAAGTTATGAAGATAGCTAAAGAATTCGCAAAAGCGGGCAAGGTCTCGATAGCAGTTATGCACGATGTTAATTTAGCTCTACGTTTTGCTGATAGGTTTATTTTCATGAAAAATGGTAGAATAATAGCGGATGGAGGAAGGGAAATTCTGAAGTCCGAAATTTTTGAGAAAGTTTATGGAATCAGAGGGCTTGTCAGCGAACTGTCTGGAGTCCCAGTGTTCGTAGCTAGCTCAGAGAGTTGA